Part of the Spirochaetota bacterium genome is shown below.
GACATGAGTTTCAGAATCATGAAACTAACAAAGAATAATAAATGCCTTGTATGTCAGCATTGAGTATACTTAATTTTTAGAAGAGAGGTTTATTTCCATGGAATCGATATCGGGAAACGATGCAAAGAATCATCCTAATGTACAAGAGTCAGAGTCTAACTCAGGAAAAGCAGACTATGATGTGGTTGGTATTGGCTCCCCTTTATTGGATTTTACGATTGAAGTGGATAAAGCTGTTTTGGATGAGATTGGCCTAAAGAGGGGACAGATGCATCTTGTTGATGAGAATAGAAGCATGCAGATTCTGCAAAGATTGAATGGTTATCCTATGAAAACAACTCCAGGTGGTAGTTCAGCTAATACCCTGGCGGGAATCGCTAATTTTGGGGGAAGGTGTATTCTATTCGGTAAGGTCGGGAATGATACCCATGGAGAGTTGTATATACGAGAGAATGAGAAGGCTGGTGTGCGCACAAGGCTGAACAAGCATGAAGCAATGACTGGACATGCAATCACATTGATAACCCCTGATTCTGAAAGAACCTTTGCAACACATTTAGGGGCAGCCATTCACTTTGTTAAAGAGGATGTCTTCGAAGATGACATAAAGGGAAGCAAGATATTGCATATAGAGGGGTACCTGTTGGAACTCCCTGAAGTGCGAGAGGCCGTCGTACATGCAATGAGGATTGCGAAAGAGAATAATGTTATAATTTCAATTGACCTTGGCGACGCTAGCCTCGTTGATAGGATTAAGGATGTCTTTAATAGTATAGTTGATGAATTTGCTGATATTGTTTTTGTTAATGAAGATGAAGCAAAGGCATTTACCGGGGTTGAGGAGAAGGAAGCTCTCGATATGATATATTCCATGTGTGATATTGCAGTTGTTAAGTTGGGAGCTGATGGAAGTATGATAAAGCGGGACAATAAAATCTACAATATCTCCGCGAATAGGGTTGGGGTAGTCAACACAAATGGGGCAGGGGATATGTATGCAGCTGGGATACTCTATGGTGTGGCAAATGATCTTCCAATAGATAGGGCGGGCAGGATAGCAAGTTATGCATCATCCCTGGTAGTTTCACAGGTTAGCGCAAGATTAAATAATAAAGTCAATATCGATCAGATAGAATAAAAGTCTGTTATTTAGGGTAAGTTCCTTTTCAATAGAAGGGGACTTCTATTTTCCTTAATAGCTGAACGCTCCCTTAAATTGAAATAATTTCGCTAGATTGGTATATAGAGTGTTAGGCCAGGTTGAATCAGGCGCGGACTCTTAATATCATTGAGGATAATGATCTTCTTTGTCTTAGCCCTGTAGCGTCTTGCAATACGACTGATGCATTCGCCTTTCCGAACTATGTGTTTCCTGATACCCTTGAACCTAACTTTATAAATATTATTCCCATCACTCTCGAGTTTATTCTTTGCGCCAACTGGTAATCTGAGTTCATATTTCCTATAATACGGGGGTGTATGATTCCTCTTTAACTCCGGGTTTAGCCTTCTTATTGTTTCACTAGGAACATTAGCGAGTTTGGATATATGATGGATGCTGACAGGAAAGTCAAGGACAATGGTTTCTGTTTTCATGGTAGGTTTTTTTTCATCACAGTTATCAATATTAAAAAGCCATTGATTTTCATATATGATAGTAATTGCTGTAAAACGCGGGATAAACTCTGCTGTTTCTCGATTCATTGCCCCATGCGCCTTCAATTCCCAGAAATCCTTTGCGCCGCTTCTTAACATAGCCTTTTTAATATAAGAAGCCCCACCATTGTATGCAGCCAGGCTCAGTTCCCATGAATGAAAAATTCTGTAAAGATTTCGAAGATGTCTGATTGCAGCAATTGTGGATTTTTCTATACTTCTCCTTTCATCAACCCACCTATCGGTACGTAAGCCAAGGGAATGCGAGGTTCCCCTGATAAATTGCCATAAGCCAACAGCTTGGCTTCTCGATACGGCATATGGATTAAATCCGCTCTCCAGAATCGGCAGCAATGCTAAATATTTTGGTATATCCTGATTTTTATCGAATATGCTCGTAATTATGCCAAGGTATTCCTTTGATCTCTCAAAGGACCTATCAATGTATCCCCTTTGTTCAGTTAAATATTGTAATAAGAACCTTCGAACTTCCCTTCTTCTGCAAATAGAGAGATCAGCAATAGCCTGAAAAAATGTTTTATTATGCAATGGGGGCAGGAGGATGATATCCCTTGTAGTATCCAAATGGAATGTCTTGCTTAAATTATTCTCTTTAAAATCTTCCGCTTTGAAGAGATCTATTAGGCTCCAGCATGAGACCTCTTTCACTATTCCAATTGTTATAATCGAAGTTATCACAAGTATCAAAATAATTTTCAATAAATTCTTCTTAATCCTTAACATCCTTGATATCTATCTTTTGATAGTATAGAGTAGAAGTGCATTTGTTTAATACCTGAGAAATCAATCATTTCATCAGTTATTGATCAATACTCTTCATATTTTTCGCTCTGTTTTACATAATCTCTTAAATCAAAATCCTCTCCTCTATCCACCTCAAGATATTCATTCATTAAAATAATATACCACATAAGGGTATCATCCTTTGTCTCCAGGGCTATGTAGCTTCTCTTCTCACGCCAATTTTTGATAATAATACCCTTATGAAGTATGGCAATTATATCGCATTCATATTCATGACCAATACCCTTGGACATATAATATTCTAAAATAGCATTTTTCAACTCAGGAAGGGTATAACTAGAATCATAGGCAAAGATAAATGCAGGGATCAAGGGCGATTCCTTCTCTCTGTCTATATATCGGCTCACCTTTTTAGTCTGGACTACCCTATCAAGTACCTCTGGTAAGCCCTTCTTATTGACATTTGGAGATACATGATAAGTGGCATAGGTCAGTTCCGCTGGAACGAAACCACCCATCATATTAACAATATCCCTGAAATATTCCTTATAAACAATAAAATCAACGCCCTTCGGTGAGTAACCGCTAGCATCGATTAGCCTATTTGTATCGATCTTAAGGTGGGAGGGTATCATTTTATTCAATCTTTCAATCAGGTCATTGAAACTGGTTGATTCTTGCTTTTTTGATTTTGTACCCTTGTCGCTTTGACCCTTGGTTGTTTTTCTAGATTTAGCCTTCTTTAATATTTCTTTTTCATGTTTAATGAAATATTCTGCGAACATATATCTCCTCCTTATATTGAAATTATATTTTCAAGCTGATAAAAGTAGTGGAAAACTTTTTCTGCTTCTTGTCAGCAATATCACTCATCATTTTAATTGTATAGACTAATTAAGCCAATTTATGTTAATGAGATTGATCCTTTTTTCGTTTATATCATCACCTAAAATTTCGATAATTTCATTCTTGGAACTGAAGTAGAGAATCTGCCACCCTTCACTTGATATCTTTTTTAGGGTCTCCATCTGTCTTAAAATTCTATCA
Proteins encoded:
- a CDS encoding adenosine kinase, with product MESISGNDAKNHPNVQESESNSGKADYDVVGIGSPLLDFTIEVDKAVLDEIGLKRGQMHLVDENRSMQILQRLNGYPMKTTPGGSSANTLAGIANFGGRCILFGKVGNDTHGELYIRENEKAGVRTRLNKHEAMTGHAITLITPDSERTFATHLGAAIHFVKEDVFEDDIKGSKILHIEGYLLELPEVREAVVHAMRIAKENNVIISIDLGDASLVDRIKDVFNSIVDEFADIVFVNEDEAKAFTGVEEKEALDMIYSMCDIAVVKLGADGSMIKRDNKIYNISANRVGVVNTNGAGDMYAAGILYGVANDLPIDRAGRIASYASSLVVSQVSARLNNKVNIDQIE
- a CDS encoding transglycosylase SLT domain-containing protein, with the protein product MKIILILVITSIITIGIVKEVSCWSLIDLFKAEDFKENNLSKTFHLDTTRDIILLPPLHNKTFFQAIADLSICRRREVRRFLLQYLTEQRGYIDRSFERSKEYLGIITSIFDKNQDIPKYLALLPILESGFNPYAVSRSQAVGLWQFIRGTSHSLGLRTDRWVDERRSIEKSTIAAIRHLRNLYRIFHSWELSLAAYNGGASYIKKAMLRSGAKDFWELKAHGAMNRETAEFIPRFTAITIIYENQWLFNIDNCDEKKPTMKTETIVLDFPVSIHHISKLANVPSETIRRLNPELKRNHTPPYYRKYELRLPVGAKNKLESDGNNIYKVRFKGIRKHIVRKGECISRIARRYRAKTKKIIILNDIKSPRLIQPGLTLYIPI